AACCAGAAGCTGGGTCCGAATTTGAAGATAGCTTCGGTGGCGATGGTGTATGCGACCGAATTGAGGGAAGGCACCACAGCACGGCAAGTTCCGGAGTTGTGGACTTTAGTACCAGTATTAAGTTCGGCCACAGCAAACTCGTTGAGCAGAGCAGCAATATTAGCAATAATAATAGCGCACCGATTGGAAACAAGACGAGAGAAAACAACGGTGCAAGGATCGATAGGACTGATGATGGGAGCAGCGTTGTGGATCTTGGAAGCAATTTCGAGGAAGGACAGCATGACAACTCTGACGCCGGATATCACGAAGATGAAGAGgtggacgatgacgatgaggaGGAGGGCGAAGTGGACGATGAGGAGGAACGTCAACTGATGAGACAGAAACTGCTGGCAGGGAACAGCTCCAAACGATTGCGTGGTAAGGATAGTTGCTGCTCCGGCGGATCTGTTGGTCCCGTTGGTGCTAACAGCATTATCCCTAGCAGTAGGCCCAGCGATGGCCCAAGTTTAGTTCCATTGCGCCGGAAACTAAGCTCTAAATCTAAGTCTGGTTCATTGGGAGGAGTTGCAGGCAGCAGTACGGGTCCGGGTTCCTCAGGAGGAACGTTGGCGGATGTACGAATGATTGATTTCGCGCACACGACGTTCGAAATTAAGAACGGCGGTGCATCGTTATGTAGCAGTGCAAATGTTAAGGTGCACCACGGTCCGGACAGTGGGTTCCTCCGCGGGCTCGACAGCCTCAAACGTATACTATCGGAAATATGTGAGGAATATTATTGAAGCGAAGTAACTCGGAAAGACGTCAAGTGGTAGGCACATAGTGCTAGAATGACTGTGTATAGATAGTGTAGTGAAAGAAGGCGGTGAGACGCACGAGCTGCGACTCAATGTTATGTACGTGCAATTTGCAATTGAAAATCACCAGGATCGTGCGTCGTCGTTCGCGAATTCCGGACTCACAATAGTGTGATGTTTTAGTTTACATTTTcgatttgttttacatttgaaTTTCTTAAAGTCCCCAATGCCCGGGTTCGAGTGTTGTTTGCTTCTTCCTATCTATCGTTTACGATTCGTTCTTGGGTATTCTTTCATTTAGGTGagaaaaaagaattaaatctCATTGTCCTTGTTTCACACCTCACAGTGTAGTGCAGGATGAAAAATTAGTTGTTTCGTCGAATGCACCCGAACGACATCGCTTGGTTAGGTAGGGCTAGGGCGATTTTCATAATTTCAGCCCCAAAGCTCGGACGAAGTGAACAGAACAGGATTTACTAATTTACAAAAAGCAATTATAGCTAGAAGGAACGATTATAGCTATGACACCGGCAAGCTATACGACAACGTCGCGGTTAGACGAACCTACATATTCGTTGCGATTACAGTAGAAAGGAACAAAACAATGGTGATTTTGAAAAGGGATAATTGTGATACTAAAAGCATTTGTCGATCCCACTCAACAAAACCATCCCCTTTTTAGTTAACATTCGTTCCAAAACGCTCAACATCTTTCGTATGTTTTAAATGTTATGTATCGTACGTCTCGTAGGCATAGTCGTGTGTGTATTTAAGTGAAGATAAAGGTggttaaaaatatgaaagtacaatttttttcttttttttttcttgctcacTTTCCTTACTTTTGTTTACCGCTTTGCATCGCACGCTCGTTTCATTTGCCTTAGATCTGActttttaactttttaaacaatttaccaCGCGATTGTTTTACCAACAATCGTGCCCATGCTTGCTAGCGCATTCAGTTTCATTTTGTTGTAGTAACACTTATGTAGATGGCCGGAAACAAAACGTATGTTAATAATTGACTTCAGTTTGAATTGAACAACTCCTGGAACATATGCTTAACCTGTAGTTGAACGTTACACTGTTTTATATTGAAAGAACGTGCTTTTTTATTACACAATATATAACATATGTGGTACAATCACCAATGATTCTCCGGCAtcaattcattcattcaacGGTCGACGATGGGTTATGTTAATGTCCGACGGGAAAAGTAATGATCCCTTAAATTGTTGAAAGAGTTTGATCAacgtacaacaacaaaacgaaaagaatAGTTGTATAAAACGCAATATAAATTGTCGTTTAATTTTCCCGATGCTGAGGACTGTCCGACATAACAACTCGCTATCTATGTCACAATTAGCCATCCTTTTGCCCATTAGTCAGTATTAAAATATCTGCTGAGCATATGGTAGGCCGTAATGAACAAATATCGTACACGACACGCTCTAACATGGAATTTGACAAAACTGTCTTTGTTATGAAGCATCATAACAATAGATTTGCACAAATTAAATTGCTCACTTGCAATAACGGAGCGAGAAGAAACGGGTAGACGTttgaagaaaataatacaaatattAGCTATTCTTATATTCGCTATCCCTGTACCAATACATTTCCATTGTACGGTTTGATGTGCGTATGAAGAAAGCAATgggtaatttttaatttacaccTTTTGCCAGATACCTGCACCACCTAACCAGATACTTAAAAAAACAGTGATGCAAATCTTCGCCTCAGTCATTCTTAGGATGCTGACAGTTGTACACAACCTAAAAAGCATTTGTTGCCACTAGTTTGTATCTTCTTTGTATCATTGGTATTTGTCTTCTCACCCGTCGATACTCTTCTCCGCCCTTCGTAATTTGGAAAGAATGTGTAATTAGATGTCTCATAgccaaaaataattaaataattggtCATTTTAATCACACTTGTATattaaaaggaaaagaaaaacaaacaaacaaacaaacgcagaACGttacaacaaaagaaaagctaTCAACAATTGCTGCACAACAAGAAAACAGGAACAAAAACGCCTAAATGAAAAAGTTAATGAGGATGGAATATTAAGCGCCAAGTAGAGCAGTTTTAGAGTATccatgttgctgctgttcttGTATTTGGATAATTGTTACCATCTCGACAAAATATTAGCAATTGGTACTAGATCTTAGCTGGAACCGATCTCTTAGAATTCCATTGCGCAGAGTTATTGCTGCTTTCGGTTATGGCGTAGATTGAAAACGTTTCCGAAAAgatttgtaaaacaaataaatcaaaacaatttaatcAAATCGAACATTTTACAGTTGAAAAGAATTGGAATAACAGAAAGTGTTCTTGGCACTTACGGCGCTTCAACGGACAATTTTAATCTTTGCCGTGTTTTTACTCATTGGTATAATATAACTCCTTTGAGTTTATGTAGCGTATTACTTTTTCCACGAGTGTTAAATAGCCAGCATTTTAGCAGTTTGAAGTGTTGTTTCCTCCATAGCATACGATAAAAGCTTTGAAAATTggtgaagaaacaaaaaagcaacacttCTGCAcatatttattgaaaaaaataataataacgacgaaaacaaaaacaactgcAACAAGTGTGTGATcatttaatgttaatttactGCTAAAAGTGGAGTATTGCTGAGAATGAAGCGAAGACGTAAACAGCGTATTTATTTGTAACAAAAACGAACGACGataagcaaaaagaaaacaaaaaaagaataagcGAAACAAGAATTAGTGGAGAAGGAAGAGTGTGTTGTGTAAACGAATTAGAAAAGAATACCCGTGTCCCAGGGCAGCAGGGAAATGAACTTGtcagcataaaaaataaaaacaaaacaaaacaaatatgtAGCGTGTACCATATATTAATTTGAAAGACCTGAAtaaagatttaaatttttgaaatttttctGTCGTGTACATCTACGATCATGATGATGTGGCCacaaaaactttaaaaaaatcaacttcaATGTGTTGTTTGAATCTACACCAAACAGTTACGTGTTTACAACTCTATTCCATCACTATTTTCATACGCCATTTCCGAGGCTAACCGGGGCTGTGAAGGTTTCCATTCGGGAGAGGGTTGTAGCAGCTTTCGAATAGTCTGAAACGATATGCAGCAACTTCAATGATCTGGAGCTACATAGAACATACGGTGCAAAAGGGTGCAGAGTTGTCAAGTTTACCTGCCATGCAAACGGCGACGAACTAATGCACATATTTTTAACAGCTACAATAACTGCAATTCCAAAAGGAGCCAGTGCAATGATCCATCCAAACACGTCAGCCCAATTCGGATAGATGTACCGGCCGTACGCCACGGGTTTGTATTGTAGCCAGTTAAAGCAAAGAATGAactgaatgaagaaaaaaacatcgtcGTTTATACAATATTTTGCGATTGAAGTAAAGTGACAGTAATGCGTATTATTACCAGCAACATTGCTGGCGTGATGTACTTCCAAACCGTCACCCAAAACCAGTGGAACCATTTTGATCGTTTCCCCAGCATTTCTTCGATGTTGGAGATGAACCGTTCACAGCCGTAAATCCATCCGACCAAAATGCATTCAGCAATGGCTATTAGCAACACGGACCAGTTTGCCGCGTACTTGTCGAACAGCTGGAACCAGTACATTCCACTCTAGTGCGAAAAAAGAATAAAGTCAAACGTGAGTAGATCGTTCACGGTGCATCTCACAGCGCCCAACCGTTGGCGCTTGGTATTACATTTGTCACAAATATTAATCCTCCAAGATACCCAACGATGCTAACTCCGGCCACAACGGCTATTTTTCTTCGGCGAAGGGCAGGAAAGGTGTCCAACACGGCCGTCACCACCGTTTCCATCAGCGTGAACTGTGAGTCAAGCCCTAGCGTTAGCAGCATGAAAAAGAATAACACTGACCACAGTCTAGGCATCTGCAGCTTTCCGACGAGCTCCGGAAACACAACAAACGCCAAACCGGCACCCTGATCGATGACACTGTCCACGCTAGTGTCCAGCTCGTGCGCTAGGAAGCCTATTATGGCGAATATGACAAAGCCGGCAAAGAACGAGGTGAGTATGTTGGAAATGGCTACTACGATCGAGTCCCGATAGCAATTGTTGTCGAAGCGGTTGTACGACGCCAACGTCAGCAGTCCGCCCCAGGCTGGGCTGAGGGCGAAGAAAATCTGCACGGCAGCGTCTCCCCAGATCTGGGCGGTGCGTAGCTTGTCCCAGTCCGGGCGCACGTAATACAGGATGCCATCGTACGCACCGGGCAGGGTAAGGCCGCGAATGAAAAGTGCCGCCAGTACGACGTACGGGAAGAGGGCGGTGAAGTATACTACCTTTCCGGAACTTTTGACACCTCGCGATAAGCAAAGGAACACTATCGCCCAGGCTACTAGCAGGCAGATGGCTAACCGTTGGTTGATAATTCCGGTCTCCTCGATGCCGGCAGATATTTGAAGAAAGTAATTCCTTGAATAAGTGAGTAGAGAATCAATTATTGTCCACGGCTAGCACCTGGTTGTCCAAGAATGTCCATCAGGTGTGAAATGGAAACCAAGCCATTGGCTAACGACAACAGTAATAACGCTTTAAATACATCTACATACCATATACCATATAGACGGCAGTAAAAAAGGCGATTGAAAGTCAAATGATAGTGTGAAGTCGGCTTAATGAAGCAGAAGTAATAAAAGCACTGTATCGAATCACTTACTTGAAAAATTCTTCCGCCGGAGGTTTGCGTGGCGTCCGAAGCGTTACATTAAGCAACCGATACTGTTCTCTCGACAAACAGTTGGCCATATAGTACGATCGATTCGTAGCTAAACAGTTGTCCTCCTCCTCGTACGAGAAGCAATTCACCGTGGCCCACTCATGCTGGCATCCTCGCCACGGTAGTGGATCTTCGAACGACACCACCATGTAGAAAACGGTCCAGGCGATAATTACATTGTAGTACAGCATCACCATTCCCGATACCAGTATCATGCCGTACCCAATGCCTTCCGAAATAGGGGCGAGTCGTTTGAAAAGTATGGCCGGACCCAAACCCACGTACTGTGCCAGGGATAACTCCATGAACATTAGCGGCAGCCCAGCAATCACTAGCATCACGGTGAACGGTATCAGAAAGGCCCctggaagcagcagcagtaagcaGCGCGCAAGTATCAACGAACACACGTTGCAACGAAACTACACGTAATACTTACCTCCTCCATTGCTGTAGCAAAGGTATGGAAATCGCCATACATTTCCCAAACCGACTGAGTAGCCCAGTAGCGACAGGAGGAAATCGTACCGCCCTGTCCAGGAGCCACGTTTTGCGAGCGCCTCATCATTCATCGGTTGATCGCTGCAGAAATCGTATTCGGATGCGTACGCGAGCTGTCTACGACGTTCAACGCGCTTTAACCACCCGTCCACGGTGAGCTTTGTACTACAGTCCTTGGACACAGATAAGCGACGCAACGGAGTAACAGTATCATTAATTATGGTAATTAAGAATTGCTCTCATATCAGCCACCTGTCTGCACCTAGTTACAGTGTGACCATAAACAAGATATTCATCTGATAAATGTTCTTACTTCAATCTCATCTTGGCTGCTAGTATCCATTGGGCCGTAGTACCGTAGCACCGATTTCAACGACACTGCAATTTCCGCACTGAGGCTTAACTGGGAAATGGTTCTTGGCTTTTGCAGTAATATCTAACCCACCGGTCAGTAGCCAACATTGTTACCATATGTCGCGAAGTCATGAGAATTTTTGCAAATTAACTTACTGCGAAGGTCGTGTGACAGTGTGACACGGTGCAATGTCGGACGATTTGCTTTACGATTGAGGTTGATCACACGTCATAACTATGTAGTGAATGTTTAGTTTATCTTTTTAAAAGATCGAATCAAGCCACTGTACCATGCTAAGTGAGAcagtatttttttacttttacttcGGCAACTGTAAAAATGTAAACTCAAAACTCACAATATAGTTATTACGTATCAAGCTCGATCAGTTTGATAAAAAAGCGTAT
This genomic interval from Anopheles merus strain MAF chromosome 3L, AmerM5.1, whole genome shotgun sequence contains the following:
- the LOC121598406 gene encoding sodium- and chloride-dependent glycine transporter 2-like, with amino-acid sequence MDTSSQDEIEDCSTKLTVDGWLKRVERRRQLAYASEYDFCSDQPMNDEALAKRGSWTGRYDFLLSLLGYSVGLGNVWRFPYLCYSNGGGAFLIPFTVMLVIAGLPLMFMELSLAQYVGLGPAILFKRLAPISEGIGYGMILVSGMVMLYYNVIIAWTVFYMVVSFEDPLPWRGCQHEWATVNCFSYEEEDNCLATNRSYYMANCLSREQYRLLNVTLRTPRKPPAEEFFKNYFLQISAGIEETGIINQRLAICLLVAWAIVFLCLSRGVKSSGKVVYFTALFPYVVLAALFIRGLTLPGAYDGILYYVRPDWDKLRTAQIWGDAAVQIFFALSPAWGGLLTLASYNRFDNNCYRDSIVVAISNILTSFFAGFVIFAIIGFLAHELDTSVDSVIDQGAGLAFVVFPELVGKLQMPRLWSVLFFFMLLTLGLDSQFTLMETVVTAVLDTFPALRRRKIAVVAGVSIVGYLGGLIFVTNSGMYWFQLFDKYAANWSVLLIAIAECILVGWIYGCERFISNIEEMLGKRSKWFHWFWVTVWKYITPAMLLFILCFNWLQYKPVAYGRYIYPNWADVFGWIIALAPFGIAVIVAVKNMCISSSPFAWQTIRKLLQPSPEWKPSQPRLASEMAYENSDGIEL